A stretch of the Lineus longissimus chromosome 10, tnLinLong1.2, whole genome shotgun sequence genome encodes the following:
- the LOC135494388 gene encoding creatine kinase M-type-like, whose translation MFGAFRNASKLVRIFAVGGSTVAIGAATFMYKEQLSVHARLGTTNVHLRYPASANFPDLSKHNNLMAKFLTPEIYAKLRAKTTPNGWTLDGCIQTGVDNPGHPFISTVGAVAGDEESYEVFKDLFDPIIAARHNGYKPTDKHPTDLDHTKIKGGEFDSKYVLSSRVRTGRSIRGLSLPPACTRAERREVERVTVNALKKLPDEFKGKYYPLDNMTDGEQEQLIADHFLFDKPVSPLLCCAGMARDWPDGRGIFHNEGKNFLLWINEEDHTRVISMEKGGNMRAVFERFCKGLNLVEQNIKAAGWEFMWNEHLGYILTCPSNLGTGLRAGVHVKIPHLSQDKRFDSILDALNLQKRGTGGVDTAAVGDTFDISNNDRLGKSEVQLVQSVIDGIDLLIQMEKVLEKGKSINGMIPK comes from the exons ATGTTCGGAGCTTTCAGAAATGCCAGCAAGCTGGTTAGAATCTTTGCTGTTGGAGGGAGCACTGTTGCAATAGGTGCCGCCACCTTTATGTACAAAGAACAACTATCTGTCCATGCTCGCTTGGGTACAACTAATGTCCATCTGAGGTACCCAGCTAGTGCTAACTTCCCAGATCTTAGCAAGCACAACAACTTGATGGCAAAGTTTTTAACCCCTGAG ATCTATGCCAAGCTCCGTGCCAAGACGACCCCAAATGGCTGGACTCTGGACGGATGCATTCAAACTGGAGTGGACAACCCCGGACATCCGTTCATCTCCACTGTTGGAGCTGTGGCTGGTGATGAGGAGTCATATGAG GTCTTCAAGGATTTGTTTGACCCAATCATTGCAGCTCGGCACAATGGCTACAAGCCAACCGACAAGCATCCCACAGACTTGGACCATACCAAG ATCAAGGGTGGAGAATTTGACTCCAAATATGTCCTCTCCAGTCGTGTTCGTACCGGACGTTCCATTCGTGGCTTGAGCCTCCCGCCAGCATGCACCCGGGCTGAGAGGCGCGAGGTCGAGAGAGTAACAGTCAATGCCCTGAAGAAGCTTCCTGACGAGTTCAAGGGGAAGTACTACCCACTGGATAACATGACTGACGGAGAGCAAGAACAACTCATTGCT GATCATTTCCTGTTTGACAAGCCAGTGTCTCCACTCTTGTGCTGTGCTGGCATGGCCCGCGACTGGCCAGACGGCCGAGGTATCTTCCACAACGAAGGCAAGAACTTCCTCCTCTGGATCAACGAGGAGGACCACACCCGCGTCATCTCGATGGAGAAGGGCGGCAACATGAGAGCTGTCTTTGAACGATTCTGCAAAGGCCTGAATCTTGTTGAGCAGAACATCAAGGCCGCTGGCTGGGAGTTCATGTGGAATGAACACCTTGGATACATCCTGACCTGCCCAAGCAACTTGGGAACTGGTCTTAGAGCTGGTGTTCATGTCAAGATCCCCCATTTGAGTCAG GATAAGCGATTCGACAGCATCCTTGACGCCTTGAACTTGCAGAAGCGTGGCACAGGAGGGGTAGACACTGCAGCTGTTGGAGACACCTTTGATATCTCAAACAATGATCGGCTTGGAAAGTCCGAG GTTCAACTTGTCCAGTCAGTCATCGATGGCATTGACCTCCTCATCCAGATGGAGAAAGTCCTTGAAAAGGGCAAATCTATCAACGGCATGATCCCCAAGTAG
- the LOC135494389 gene encoding leucine-rich repeat-containing G-protein coupled receptor 4-like → MTSRPVAYLFFIATILHGGHTFCPDGFPCTCESRGDMFRAINCIGRGLTTMPDFSEVDRNASIQSINLMDNKLTRIPNSTFDDLSVFSVIMDNNPIEDISPFAFKGVKDLATLSLSNCTLTSCPVLKSADMTNLTSLTLSANKITTIADDVFADPPPLKLLSLRGNQLKLGNLSENTFARLGSTLERIDLSGAGLAEIPQKLFAPLQKLRVIKLQDNMLGSVDALAAAKYSGEKILKKSSYNFKNNQLNSISPKVFLNRPTPTTIDVSNNNLTTLDFLADYCFFEGAEVVAYGNPINCDCALYNVLKAQTLAVLGECASPAEYKSAKLPPVYAEGFFLQAAMATCKGADEEFRRYDCTCNTWRNFTTFQEERGKCVTMGSGIVKPSWAFLVNISVIFAMVLMK, encoded by the coding sequence ATGACATCACGACCAGTCGCCTACCTCTTTTTTATTGCGACCATCTTGCACGGGGGTCACACATTCTGTCCCGACGGCTTCCCATGCACGTGCGAATCGAGAGGAGACATGTTTCGGGCAATCAACTGCATCGGAAGAGGACTCACAACAATGCCGGATTTTTCGGAAGTGGACCGAAACGCCTCGATTCAAAGTATCAACTTAATGGACAACAAACTCACGCGAATTCCGAATAGTACGTTTGATGACCTGAGCGTTTTCTCCGTCATTATGGACAACAACCCAATCGAGGACATATCGCCTTTCGCTTTCAAAGGAGTCAAGGACCTGGCTACTTTATCCTTGAGTAACTGCACGTTGACATCGTGCCCCGTCCTAAAATCGGCAGACATGACAAATCTCACCAGTCTCACGCTATCGGCGAATAAAATAACGACGATCGCGGACGACGTCTTTGCCGATCCGCCTCCACTAAAGTTGCTGTCGCTGCGGGGGAACCAATTGAAGCTTGGTAACCTCTCGGAAAACACGTTTGCGAGGCTCGGATCCACTTTGGAGAGAATAGATCTTTCTGGTGCGGGCCTGGCGGAGATCCCACAGAAACTTTTCGCGCCATTGCAGAAACTCCGCGTGATTAAATTACAGGACAACATGCTGGGATCCGTCGACGCACTCGCCGCCGCAAAGTACTCCGgcgaaaaaattttgaaaaaaagttcatACAATTTCAAGAACAACCAACTCAACTCCATCTCCCCGAAAGTGTTTTTGAACCGACCGACGCCGACTACGATTGACGTGTCCAACAACAATCTCACCACCTTGGACTTCTTAGCTGATTATTGTTTCTTTGAAGGGGCCGAAGTTGTCGCCTACGGGAATCCGATAAACTGCGATTGCGCGCTCTACAACGTCCTCAAGGCGCAGACCCTGGCGGTCCTTGGCGAATGCGCCTCTCCTGCTGAATACAAATCCGCAAAACTACCCCCAGTTTACGCGGAGGGTTTCTTCCTACAGGCGGCCATGGCGACATGCAAAGGAGCAGACGAAGAGTTTCGTCGCTATGATTGTACTTGCAATACCTGGCGGAATTTCACAACATTTCAAGAGGAGCGTGGAAAGTGTGTTACCATGGGATCAGGAATTGTGAAGCCGAGTTGGGCGTTCTTGGTCAATATCAGTGTCATCTTTGCAATGGTACTTATGAAATAA
- the LOC135494985 gene encoding uncharacterized protein LOC135494985 gives MARKMFCLGITILVLCLVVDRIKGEQWTVILTFYAAPNTGTTNQVYGLMKGSRADCGWGLLNNRPIPSGGFVLTTLLTCASAIGRVKSFTIRTDGTDGADLIKLEVKTATVDYILLDMKTSSTSLRMDRGVKSFTAETNDSARTFEQLTDSKLGGLVEGPGATYSLLDCTRRCAANDACEAYRVVSSNCELRRHNDGSSLGTKTYYRLKYTNVL, from the exons ATGGCGCGAAAAATGTTCTGTCTCGGAATAACCATACTTGTTTTGTGCCTTGTGGTGGATAGGATCAAAG GTGAACAATGGACAGTGATATTGACATTTTACGCAGCTCCCAACACGGGAACAACAAACCAGGTATACGGTTTGATGAAAGGAAGCCGCGCGGACTGCGGATGGGGGTTGCTGAACAACAGGCCGATTCCTAGTGGAGGATT CGTACTTACAACATTACTGACTTGCGCCAGTGCCATCGGTCGGGTGAAGTCTTTCACTATCAGGACGGATGGTACCGACGGGGCTGATCTTATCAAG TTGGAGGTGAAGACTGCCACCGTTGACTACATTCTGTTGGACATGAAGACATCCTCCACTTCATTGAGAATGGACAGAGGAGTCAAATCGTTTACAGCAGAGACAAATG ACTCTGCGAGAACTTTCGAACAATTAACAGATAGCAAATTAGGGGGACTGGTTGAGGGCCCAGGAGCTACATACAGTTTGCTGGACTGCACGCGCAGATGTGCCGCGAATGACGCCTGCGAGGCGTACAGAGTCGTGAGTTCGAACTGCGAATTGAGGAGACACAACGATGGGAGTTCTCTGGGGACAAAGACATATTATAGACTGAAATATACGAATGTATTATAG
- the LOC135494603 gene encoding conserved oligomeric Golgi complex subunit 6-like, giving the protein MADKIANDSSAGQNSQQNNPLSKKLNKILESRLDNDKDMLEALKALSAFFNENSLRSRRNLRGDIERRSLSINEDFVEAFKEVKVQLDGIYEDVNAMNDCCQDMTNRLKAAKEQTHDLINQTTKLQAESQTLQMRAQVADAFLEKFQLTQAEIKLLRGTRDGTLHQEFFAALARVKQIHNDCKVLLRTNQQTAGLEIMESMALHQESAYERLYRWTQNECRTLSGDSPDVNALLCQAMEGLQDRPVLFRYSLDEFGTARRTAIVRGFIDALTRGGPGGTPRPIELHSHDPLRYIGDMLAWLHQATASEKEHLQTLLKSCGNSNKHDVPDLIHDVLGHITEGVCRPFKVRVEQVLVAESDAVILYKLTNLLKFYDQTIGQILSKEASLIATIQEMETLSLKMFFNSLNCHASKIADKIELPPADLSSPPSLTQTLQLMQDVLASHDASVVPLDARRQDFQQIVSCIIDPLLQMCSVSASRLNTVDMATYMINCIYLMQTTLALYEFTDQRLEMLQAQTDAHIDTLVSEQASFVLTRAGLAQIYSVVQQHQPKQGPLSSIQGMDGITIKSAMNRFDSYLGSPDSLVMPQCGLLLSTALRENVRKASTDLLVSAYKQMHEAVTGAVNDYRDPESIVQRTPEQVAELLA; this is encoded by the exons atggcggacaaAATTGCTAATGACAGTTCTGCTGGACAGAATTCTCAACAAAACAACCCTTTATcgaaaaaattgaacaaaatttTGGAGTCTAGATTAGACAATGATAAG GATATGCTTGAAGCTCTCAAGGCGTTATCAGCCTTCTTCAATGAGAACAGTCTGCGTAGTCGGCGGAATCTCCGGGGGGACATAGAGAGGAGGAGTCTTAGTATCAATGAAGACTTCGTGGAGGCCTTCAAGGAGGTGAAAGTG CAACTAGATGGCATCTATGAGGATGTGAATGCGATGAATGACTGCTGTCAGGATATGACAAACAGACTAAAG GCTGCCAAAGAACAGACACATGATCTGATCAACCAGACAACAAAGCTACAAGCTGAGAGTCAGACCTTACAAATGAGGGCCCAAGTTGCCGACGCATTCCTTGAAAAGTTCCAGTTGACACAAGCGGAGATTAAACTCCTGAGAGGAACTAGAGACGGAACGCTGCATCAAGAATTCTTCGCTGCGCTTGCACGTGTCAAGCAGATTCACAACGATTGTAAAGTGTTGTTGCGGACTAATCAGCAAACAGCTGG gTTAGAAATAATGGAATCCATGGCTTTGCACCAGGAATCGGCCTATGAAAGGCTCTACAGATGGACTCAGA ATGAGTGCCGTACTTTGAGTGGAGATTCTCCAGATGTGAACGCATTACTGTGCCAAGCCATGGAGGGTCTCCAGGACCGGCCTGTTTTGTTCAG ATATTCGCTGGATGAATTTGGCACCGCTCGCCGCACAGCCATAGTTCGAGGCTTCATTGATGCATTGACACGCGGGGGACCTGGCGGCACTCCGAGACCTATCGAACTTCATTCCCATGATCCTCTGCGATATATCGGCGACATGTTGGCATGGTTACATCAAGCTACGGCATCGGAGAAAGAGCACCTGCAGACGTTGTTGAAGAGTTGCGGTAATTCTAATAAACATG ATGTGCCTGACCTGATCCACGATGTTCTCGGCCACATCACTGAAGGCGTCTGCCGTCCTTTCAAAGTTCGAGTTGAACAAGTCCTCGTCGCTGAATCTGATGCTGTTATTTTGTACAAGTTGACAAATCTTTTGAAGTTTTATGACCAGACAATAGG tcaaatcctttCAAAGGAAGCCTCCCTTATAGCAACAATTCAAGAAATGGAAACGCTCAGCTTAAAAATGTTCTTCAATAGCCTAAACTGTCATGCGAGTAAAATTGCTGACAAGATTGAACTGCCACCAGCTGACCTGAGTTCTCCACCGTCGCTCACACAGACGCTACAACTGATGCAGGATGTTTTGGCTTCCCATGATGCTTCAGTAGTCCCACTGGACGCCAGACGACAGGACTTTCAACAG ATAGTGTCCTGTATCATAGACCCCCTACTCCAGATGTGTTCTGTCTCGGCCAGTAGACTCAATACCGTTGACATGGCCACATATATGATCAACTGCATATACCTGATGCAGACAACATTAGCATTGTATGAATTTACAGATCAGAGGCTGGAAATGCTTCAGGCACAA ACTGATGCACATATTGATACCCTAGTCAGTGAGCAGGCATCATTCGTCCTGACCCGAGCAGGACTTGCTCAGATCTATTCAGTCGTCCAGCAACATCAACCAAAACAAGGCCCGCTGTCGTCTATCCAAGGCATGGATGGAATCACCATTAAATCAGCTATG AACCGGTTCGACAGCTACCTTGGCAGCCCAGATAGTCTCGTTATGCCCCAGTGCGGCCTTCTCCTGAGTACAGCCCTCAGGGAAAATGTCCGCAAGGCGTCAACAGATCTGCTGGTGTCTGCGTACAAACAGATGCACGAGGCGGTGACCGGTGCAGTCAACGATTATCGGGATCCAGAGAGTATTGTGCAAAGGACACCTGAACAAGTGGCAGAACTTTTGGCATAG
- the LOC135494604 gene encoding neutral cholesterol ester hydrolase 1-like — MGFLVKFLVGSAVLMVLLAYYLYIPLPPNYTENRVKIQVALAGNKVVKALANIGSLLGYGSPMELRKVMLESLVDRKVKSTPRDESVTIQQLSFDGVYVRVYTPPTAKMNGPAIVYYHGGGYVLFRIDHFDEACTKMAKMSNTVVVSVDYRTAPAFTYPTGINDGYKATKYFLEHAADFNVDPTRVAIAGDSAGGHMAASLSLRLRDEKFEPMPKLQVLIYPHLQTIDYLTPSYQENDLAIDSDDMIQFFMALVNGTQDSRDLLAKGLHISSETREKFQKYVDHDLIPEKYLSKNYKKPSYPKNHVTFSEKIEKVTTSSYNSPLLADSLEGIPAVYIMTCQHDCLRDDGLLYVERLKKEGVEYHHVHYDEGFHGVFSLVDRYLRETMEFVRDNL, encoded by the exons ATGGGTTTCCTGGTCAAGTTCTTGGTAGGATCAGCCGTCTTGATGGTCCTACTTGCTTACTACCTGTACATTCCTTTGCCTCCAAACTACACTGAGAACCGCGTCAAGATCCAAGTTGCCCTGGCTGGAAATAAAGTCGTAAAGGCTCTG GCAAATATTGGAAGCCTCCTTGGATATGGTAGTCCAATGGAATTGAGGAAAGTCATGTTGGAAAGTTTGGTGGATCGGAAGGTTAAGTCAACACCACGTGACGAGAGTGTTACG ATCCAACAGCTATCATTTGATGGTGTTTATGTCCGTGTCTACACACCTCCGACAGCCAAGATGAATGGACCAGCTATTGTTTATTATCATGGGGGAGGATATGTATTATTTAGAATAG atcACTTTGATGAGGCCTGTACCAAAATGGCGAAAATGTCAAATACTGTGGTGGTGTCAGTCGA TTATCGGACGGCCCCAGCGTTCACCTATCCCACAGGCATCAATGACGGCTACAAAGCAACGAAATATTTCCTCGAACATGCTGCTGACTTTAACGTTGATCCGACTAGAGTCGCAATAGCTGGTGACAGTGCCGGAGGACATATGGCCGCCTCGCTGTCCTTGCGCTTGCGTGATGAAAAATTCGAACCGATGCCAAAACTCCAGGTTTTGATATACCCTCATCTGCAAACAATAGACTATCTGACTCCGTCGTATCAAGAGAATGACCTTGCAATTGACAGTGACGATATGATCCAATTTTTCATGGCTTTGGTTAATGGGACACAAGATAGTCGAGATCTATTGGCAAAAGGCCTCCACATTTCTTCCGAAACAAGAGAGAAGTTTCAGAAATATGTTGACCATGATTTGATACCTGAAAAATATCTATCTAAGAACTACAAGAAACCGTCTTATCCGAAAAATCATGTCACTTTCTCAGAAAAGATTGAAAAGGTTACAACCAGTTCTTACAATTCACCGCTGCTGGCAGATTCTTTGGAGGGAATCCCAGCTGTTTATATTATGACGTGTCAGCATGATTGTCTGCGAGACGATGGTCTTCTGTACGTGGAGCGTCTTAAGAAGGAGGGGGTTGAATACCACCATGTTCATTATGACGAGGGCTTCCATGGGGTATTCAGTTTGGTTGACAGGTATCTGAGGGAAACGATGGAATTTGTCCGAGATAATTTGTAA